The following proteins are co-located in the Shouchella hunanensis genome:
- a CDS encoding glycerol-3-phosphate responsive antiterminator yields the protein MFDGQQLLPAVNNMKDFERVMKEEGVYFVVLDVHLSLLAKMKKLSKEAGKKMLLHADLVQGLKSDRYAAEFICQTIRPTGVISTRANMLKTAKKNNILAIQRIFLLDTMALKTSYQQVEEVKPDVLEVLPGVLPDYIKKVREETGIEVIAGGLITTVDDIQTALQAGARAVTTSRKELWN from the coding sequence ATGTTTGATGGTCAACAATTATTACCTGCAGTAAACAACATGAAAGATTTTGAGCGTGTGATGAAGGAAGAAGGGGTTTACTTTGTCGTCCTTGATGTGCATTTATCGCTTTTGGCAAAAATGAAAAAGCTTTCGAAAGAAGCAGGGAAAAAGATGCTTCTACATGCTGACCTCGTGCAAGGTTTAAAGAGTGACCGGTATGCTGCAGAATTTATTTGTCAGACCATTCGTCCAACAGGTGTCATTTCAACTAGAGCAAATATGCTAAAGACCGCAAAGAAAAATAACATTTTGGCGATCCAACGTATTTTTTTACTTGATACGATGGCGTTAAAAACAAGTTATCAGCAAGTGGAAGAAGTAAAGCCAGATGTTCTTGAAGTGTTGCCAGGTGTCTTGCCAGACTATATAAAAAAAGTTCGAGAAGAAACAGGGATAGAGGTCATTGCAGGAGGATTAATTACAACCGTAGATGACATTCAAACCGCTCTTCAAGCTGGGGCAAGAGCGGTTACAACGTCAAGAAAAGAATTATGGAATTGA